From Xanthomonas sp. 10-10:
TGTCCAGTGCCTGGCGCGCCGCGGCCGCTCCCATCGACGATGCGGTTTCGCCCTCGCCCACGTAGTAGCGGGTGACAACACCCAGGCGTGCGGCCGTGGTGCCGGCCGGCAACTGCCAGCGCGCGTCCAGCTCGCCGGAGGTGACTTCGCGCGCCGGGACATGGCGTCCGGTGCCCAGGATGCGCAGCGGCAATGCGTTCAACACGGAGCTCTCGGCAAAGAAGGCGCGCAGGATACCTTGGCAGGAACGGCCGGCCTAACCCCCGCACGGACCGTCGCCCTGCTCGACCGCAGTGTCCTCCGTGCGGCGCGCGACATGGCTCCGGCGACCGGGCGCGGCAAGCACCGCTTCAAACGGCTGCAAGCACTGCACAATCCAAATCGCGAGCGACCGCGGCAGCCACTGGCGCGTGCAGACGTGGCTGGGACGCGTGCCGCCCCATGCGTCAGGCGATCAAGGCGCCTCCACCTCATAGCCGAGCGCCTGCAAGCGCGCCAGATAGCCGTCGGACGCGGTCAAGCGACTGATCGGCAGCACCGCGAAGGTGTTGCGATTGCGTTGCAGCGCAGTGGTGGCGATGCCGAGCCAATGGTCGCGCATGCGCCGCTCCAGATCGTCGATACCGCGCTTTCTGGCCGCTTCGGAACTGGCCATCGCACTCATGCACGCCGCCTGCGGATCTTCGCGCGGCAACTGGCGCAACGCCTCGATGTCGCCCACCGACCAGGCATTGGCGCGTTCGACCATGGTGGGGAGATCGCGCTCCACCGTCACCAGGATGCTGCGAAAGCAGGCAATGTCGTCCATGCCGCCGGCGCGAAACTCCTTGAGCGCCTGCCGCGGGTCGGTGATCTTGTAGTCCAGCGCGGTCGGCGTCGGCTTGATGCCTGCGCGCTTGGCGGCGCGTTCCACCACCGACCAGATCACCGGCGAGCGGGCCAGGCCCGACCGTTTCAGCGCCGCCTGGTACAACTCGCCAGCGGCCAGCATCGGGCGCTTGCGCTCCACGCCGCGATCGTTGCCGATGTAGCGGGCCTTGGCCACGCTCCAGCGTGCGTAGAGATCGGGCGGCAGCAGCTCGCGCAGTTCGCGGCCGTCGGCGTTCTTCATCGCCTTCATCGCCGACGGCAACAAGGTCAGCCTGCCGAAGAACCCCATATCGACATCGAGCTGTACGGTCGGCGCCATCAGTACCTGTTGGGACTGGCCGATGATGGTTTCCACTTCACTCGCCTGCCATTGCAGGCGCTTGGGCAACGGCGACTGCGTGCCCAGGATCCACAAGACATGCTCGCCCTTGCGGACCTTCCACAGGCCGGGCCCGGGCTGCACGCCGCGTACCACCATCGCTTCCAGATCCACTACCGGCGGTGGTACCGGCGCCGTCATCGGCGGCGCCGTTTCATTGGCCGCCGCCAGCAGCGACACCAACATCAACCCCACGCCCCACCCCACTGCCCTGTGTCGCATCGTGCATCGCCCCCTGTGTGAGGCGGACATTACGTGAAGCCGGCACCCGCCGCGTTAGGGAAGCGTTGCGCTGGGGCAGGAGCGCATGACTGGCATCAGCGCGGGGCCAACGTGGCCAGATGCGCGGCCAACGGCGAAGCAGCATCGAGGAGCGCAAACCCTTCCCAGACGAAGCCCGGCGAGACCGTGCATCCCACCAAGGTGAAGTCGCCCAGCGAGCGTGCCGCCTGCCACTGTCCTGCGGGAACCACGTGCATCGGCTCGCCGCGTTCGGCCGCGTCCAGGATCAGCCGCTGCAGTTGTCCGCTGGCTTCGTCGTAGAGCAGCAACTCCAGGGCGTCGCCCTGCTGCCACTGCCAGGTTTCCTCGGCATCGACGCGATGCCAGGCGCTGCATTCGCCTGCAGCCAGCAGAAAACGGATGGCCGTCAGCGCCGGCCGGACGCGTCCATTGTCGATCACCTGACGGGCGGAGGCGTAGACGCGGCGGAAATGCCCGCCTTCCGGGTGCGGGGCCAGGTCGAGCGAGCGGATCAGGGCAGCGGCGGTCGGATGCATGCATGACATGCTAAGCCCCGAGGCCGCCGCGATGCATCAAGGCAGATGCTTGCCTGCGCGCAGACAGGTGCGGAAGAACACCAGCAAGTCCCAGCTATAGCGCTTGAGCAGGCGACGCGGCTCGTTGAGCAACCGGTACATCCACTCCATGTGCAGGCGGCGCACCCAGTCCGGCGCGCGCCGCGCCGTGCCGGACAGGAAGTCGAGCAGCGCACCGACGCCGAACACCAATGGGACACGCAGCGCGTGGCTGTGGTCCAGAATCCAGCGCTCCTGCAAGGGGTTGCCGAACGCCACCAGCAGCACATCGGCGCCGGAGCGGTTGATGCGCTCGGCCAGGCCATCGCCGGCGGCGGCAAACTCGCCGTAGCCGTCGCACATGCCCACCACCTGCTGCCCCAACGTGCCGGTCAAGGTGGCAGCGGCGGTCTTGCCCACGCCGGGCCGTCCGCCAAGCAGGAAGAACTTGAGCGGTTGCGCGCTGTGGCGGCACAGATACGGAATCAGATCGGTGCCGTTGAGATTGCCGGCAAAGCGGCGGCCATGAATCAGCCGCGCCGCCAGATCCATCCCGATGCCGTCGTTGACGATGCGCACGCTGGGTTCGCGCATGCGCATCCGCAACGGCTGACACTGCACCACGAAGTTGGTGTTGGCGAAGAACACCCGACGCGGCTGTTGCGCTGCCAGTGCGTGGAACAGATCCAGCGCGAAGGCTTCCTGGGTGGTGGACAACACCGGGAACCCGCCCAGCGGAATCACCACGCCCGGCGGTGTGTCGACAGCGGAGACGGTCGCTGTTTCGCTGTCCAAGTGCTGGCCCTGCATCATCGAATCACCAAAGGTCGTAGGGGAATGCAGCCAGCAGACCGGCCTGCAGCTTTTCCAGATCGAATGCGCCGTTGCCACCCAGTGCCAGACATTCTTCGACGTTGTTGCCCGCATGCCACTGCATGCGCCCGGTCCCGTGGTAGTAATCGTCGTACTTGAAACGGTCTTCGCCATTGCCCCAGTCCAGATACACCGCCGGGATGCCGTACGCCTCGGCAAGGATGAGGCCGTGCAGCGAACTGCTGA
This genomic window contains:
- a CDS encoding TraB/GumN family protein, with the protein product MRHRAVGWGVGLMLVSLLAAANETAPPMTAPVPPPVVDLEAMVVRGVQPGPGLWKVRKGEHVLWILGTQSPLPKRLQWQASEVETIIGQSQQVLMAPTVQLDVDMGFFGRLTLLPSAMKAMKNADGRELRELLPPDLYARWSVAKARYIGNDRGVERKRPMLAAGELYQAALKRSGLARSPVIWSVVERAAKRAGIKPTPTALDYKITDPRQALKEFRAGGMDDIACFRSILVTVERDLPTMVERANAWSVGDIEALRQLPREDPQAACMSAMASSEAARKRGIDDLERRMRDHWLGIATTALQRNRNTFAVLPISRLTASDGYLARLQALGYEVEAP
- a CDS encoding cupin domain-containing protein; the protein is MHPTAAALIRSLDLAPHPEGGHFRRVYASARQVIDNGRVRPALTAIRFLLAAGECSAWHRVDAEETWQWQQGDALELLLYDEASGQLQRLILDAAERGEPMHVVPAGQWQAARSLGDFTLVGCTVSPGFVWEGFALLDAASPLAAHLATLAPR
- a CDS encoding WecB/TagA/CpsF family glycosyltransferase; translated protein: MMQGQHLDSETATVSAVDTPPGVVIPLGGFPVLSTTQEAFALDLFHALAAQQPRRVFFANTNFVVQCQPLRMRMREPSVRIVNDGIGMDLAARLIHGRRFAGNLNGTDLIPYLCRHSAQPLKFFLLGGRPGVGKTAAATLTGTLGQQVVGMCDGYGEFAAAGDGLAERINRSGADVLLVAFGNPLQERWILDHSHALRVPLVFGVGALLDFLSGTARRAPDWVRRLHMEWMYRLLNEPRRLLKRYSWDLLVFFRTCLRAGKHLP